A stretch of DNA from Schizosaccharomyces osmophilus chromosome 2, complete sequence:
CTTGTATAGAAGCCCATCCAACCGTTTCACAGTAACGGCCTGATTGGAGACCAGCTGCCTTTTCATCGTATACAGCGTAATCGCGGATATGAGAATGACCACCGAGAACTTGAATTATGGTATCCGGAAATTCCTTTCgaagttttaaaagaagTTGATCTAGTTCAGAGGAATCATGCACAGGAATATGACCAGCAATCAAAATTAAATCAATGTCCTCTAATTCTCGTATTTCATTCCACCAAGAATGTTGGAGAGTAATTTCCATTGGAAGAACTCGCGCTTCGTTGCATCCACCTGAAAATGAACCCACGAACCCAAGACTAAGGATCCGAACATTGTGAGGAGTATCAAAGATAGCATATTTTTCTCCAAAAGGAGTATATGTATCagttttttcatcatacATGTCGACATTACTGGCCAAGTATCGTCCGTTCCAGGAAGGTATAAAGTTATGATATGTATCGTTCATGACAATTGGCAAGTATAGCTCATGATTCCCTGCCACAAGTACATCGTAAGGTACATTCTTTAACAAATCGTTTGTCCAAGAGCCAGGAGGATTTGTGAGATCTGATAAACCCGTACCATCGTGAAGATCACCAGTGTCTACAACAAGTAAATCGAcgtctttttcttcagctAATTGTTTCATATGATTGATAAACGAAACAAACTCCCCCAAATCTGAAGAGTAACGCTTGTCATGTGCGTGTCCAGCAAGCCAACCATGCATATCTGTTGTGTGAAGGATGTTTACCTGTCCCCATTTCAGTTCTCGACGAAGTGTTTGTGGTAGGACAATTCCTAAGCAATTTTGAATTATAATCGTCAATGAAACTAGAAACTTTAGCAGCTGGTTTCTCATCTTGAGTTTGGTTCTTGAATCGTAATTACAAAtgataaataaatgaaatcaCAGCAGATACAGTTGCACAAGGAATATTAGCGAGGCGACTAATATTTACAGATGGTAAAATCATCTTGTGTTATGCAAATACacctttctttaaattgtaattttttcgctgttttttttttaaaaactcTAGCAAGTAAGTAAAATCCTAAGCAACTAGtccagaaagaaaaaatctcATACAGAGTTGGCTAGCATTGGtgcaaaaaaagaacgataATAAGCGACTTTATGGcaatttgaaagaattgccAGAAATCCCAACTCAAAAAAGCTCATTTGCACCCTACAACATCAAGATCAACAGTCAATTTGACATGAATtatttcttgcttttcagaATTTATCATATTATTCGAATTATCATAGTATAAGAAATTATCCTTAGTAGACTATGGACTGGTAAGCAGCAGTTCtggaaacaagaaaagcctAATGTAACTGACAATTCAATTCTTatttcaatcttttcaaaaaaaaaaaaaaaaaacccccCGGGCTGTGGGACTAAAGTTGCCTAGTTGAAAGATTCCACCTAAGGAAAACAGGAAGCAACAACCTTGATCAATTCGGatgaaaattcaatttGACGAAAAGCTTTCGCTCTCAAAAGTTTGTAGTTTTTTTCCTCGTTCTCTCTCATCTACTTTTTGACGATATGAAGACGATGtaagaacaaaaaaggtattGAATGGGACGGGACTCGAACCCGCGAGCTTTCGCACTGGCGCCTAAAGCCAGCTCCATAACCACTCGGACACCCATCCGGTTATGTTTAGGGTTAAATACTAAAATTATATAAAGAGAGCTAAATGTTATTAAAATGTACAAAAACGCtaatttcgtaaaaaagaaaatacatGAACCAGAATACATCTCACCCTTCGTATCTTCTTTCCATCATAATTTTCACTTACTCCTATATGACTGtctcgaaaaagaaatatcctttattttttttgttttccttttactTGTTTATCGCACATAAGATGTTTAATTACAAACGCTCTATTACATCAAGGCAAGCATTGAAAGCGCTTGGTATATACCTTAACAAACAATAACTGTACAACACGACTTGTTCTGAATACCTTACTTAATTACCCACGTAGAGAGCAACTGAAATTATGAATATTGAATGGCGTGCATTAAATACTCATGTACTCTCTCTTCATAAACCGGACATAAACTAaaacaagtttttcaaCATCAAAACTTAGTGAATTATAGAACACCTGCCTAAACACACTTTATAGTCAAAACACTAAATAAATAACGATAAAAATAGTGATTAGATCACTTGATACCATTTACAAAGAAGTACTGAAAACACTGCAAATAGTATAAGACTTCCAAGAATACCAAAAAACCATTGAAGGCCAGGAACATCTTGACCTGGAACCTGAACGTTCATACCCCAGAGACCTGTCACCAGGTTCAAAGGAATAAGAATGGTACCCAATATTGTTAATCGGGACAAGACTTCGTTTGTTTCATTTGACACCAATGTCATATTGATTGAGATCTGAGCCAAGTAGTTGGAATGACTTCTCGAtagaattttttcataatgATTCAAGTTTTGAACCATTGTCACAATATGATCTTGAACATCACCAAGATAAAGAGCAATTTCTCCCCTAGGTGCGACTTGCCAAGATTCATTGCATCGTTTTGATAAACCTCGAACAACATCAGCTTTATTTGCAAGTAGCCTCAGTAAGCTCATAATTAGTTTTCTACATTCACCAACACGTTTCAGCATACTTTCCTGAGGCTTTACCTCTAAAACGTGTTCGTGATGAATACCCAAAATAATTTCATCAATCGTATCTACTTCGTCCTCAATCTTCTCGATAAAGGGAGCAAATGCATCTGTAGTATCATCTAACAGAGCATACGCTATCCAATCCGCATTTATAGTCAGATATCCGTTCAATTGGCGAATTCTCCGGCGTACGTTCGCTGGGTGTGGGGTTGGATTCATGTGAAAAGTAAGAATTCCGTCGCGGAACACAACGAGATAAAAGTTCAATGGCTTCAAGTACTCGGGCCCAGAAGGAAGCTGATTAAAAGATCGGAATGTTACAAAATAGTAAGATCGGAAAAGCTCTACCTTTTCGCGATCTTCCGCCATGGTTATATCCTCCACTGTCAAAGGATGAATACCAAATGTCTTCGCAAGGATAcgtatttcttcttctttgggGGACGAGACATCTAACCACCAAGTTCCACCGGATCGGAAAAGGTTCTCAAATGTTTGATTATCATGTGCAAGTTCCCACATTTCATGAGAATGAATCGTCGATGGCAATTCTTCCGTAAAGAATGTAAATCTGTAAGGACGATCAACCTCAGATTTTCGTAATTGAGCCCATCGATCGCGAATACGATATCGACCATTGACAAGCAATGGTTCGCtcatttttctatttcgCTCCTTACGATGATCAGATTCTTCATCGGTGAATTCATCAACtgtttctttcatctttgctGCCCACTCATCCATAATGGAGAAATCCGGATCATGAAGATGATGCGTGGAGATGGGTAAGAACAATTCGTCACGCCCTTCGACAACCTCTTGAGCCTCTTCGTTAACTTGATTATTTGCATATTGTTCATAATGATTCGAGGGAGATTTAGGGGATTTACCAAATGAAGGCTGAGAAGAAATGCCAAAGTCGCTTACGTCGCCGTCGTGGCTATCTTTACGGGGTTTCTCTTCAGATTGTCTTGATATGCTTTCAGGGTGGCTCTCCGGCATGGGTATGTCTTCGGAAAAATCTTCATCGCTCTCGTTGAGCTTGTTTGCTTGAAATTTCGGGGAGGAGCAAAGAGAGCTTGGCATTGACGGAGGATTATTAACATCCTTGGCAAGCTTTTTATCATTGTATTGATATGCATTTCCATTTGAGTCGTCAAGCAAACGAGTTTCCTCCGTTGGTTCGTCATCTGTGTTTTGTACATTTTTCAGGCTAGGATCTAAAGGGAAATATGGACGCGATCGATTGGACATGCGTCCATGAAGGTTCCTCGGCATACTTAAAAACCTCAAAGCATCAAATGCGGGATCCAAATCGTTTGGCACTGATTGAGAAGCTTGATCATTTTCCACTTTAGCCTCATGAGGTATATGAGGCTTTCTATCCGTATTTATATCCATCACACGCGCGGATGAATTGCTAATATTCATGGGAGGGCGTTTGGATGGACGTTTAGACGACGAAGATGGGCCAGGCATCGTGAACTTGCTTACTGTATCATCTGTAGGCATTCACTCTTTATTGCCAGCTATACATTagactttttattttttaaattccCTTGCACTTTTAAAACAACTAAATTTATTataccaagaaaaaattagtaCTTTTTTCCCCTGTGGTGagtttggaaaagaattggcGATGGATGGGGTTTACGCTAATATGAGCAGGTAGTAACACCAAGATGAATCATTTCCAAATTTAGAAATACAGTCCATTTTCGTTGTTTCCAGTGATACTTTCTATCATCATtactaatttttttttttttttcatttttaatcTAATTTTTTCGTTCGGCATCGACTTGTGTGAACAAAGTGAACATCCTGAATTGAGACATAAATAGAGATTCTTCACTTCATGTCTAGTGTAGGctacaaaacttttttatgtttatttttctctatttttttatacttCACACGCCTTTACAGCTACTTCAATTAGCAGAATGGAGAttgtaaaataaattttcaagaaatttgaaaacatcatgaaacgtaaacaaagaaataatataGCATCACGTATATGCTTTTCATTCGCAAAcgaatttttggtttcttttgacAAAGATTTGAAATAACAATTTATTAATGATCgtaaattttattttattttattttattttattttttttgatctttatcgcttttttttctttactttttatcCATGTACATCAGAACAAAATTGGAATTCTCTAGATTGCGGTAAGCATAAATAATGCACTTTATTCAGATATGGTAAGCTGCTTTGTGGCTCATTATTTGCGTCATATATACACGGTACTATCTAGCCGACATAACACCATCCTACACTCACCTTTTACCAACTTCTACCAAAAGACAAATTTCCATAGTCTTGCAAATATGAGCGATTCTCGCGAAAGTTATGTGTATCTCGCCAAATTAGCTGAACAGGCTGAACGCTACGAAGGTAAGAAGCTTTTATCCTTCTTGGGATAATAAAGAAGGGTTATCAGTGGAGAATTCCGCATGACATGCTGGGATGcctgaaagaaaagtaaagaaacgTAGTTTATGAACGAGCCTTGTAGTTTTATTCGCATGGATTCTTTGTGTTTTGGCTTGTATGCAAACGATACTTGAATGCTTGAGACACCGTCGAGAGCCAGGGTTTGTGCGTGGTAGCTTATCTTGCGGGCCGAGGGAAGAAGAGCATTGTTCATTACAATTTAAAATAACCGTATAATTGGTTTGACGGACCATTGAGTTGTTTACCCCATAAATGAAAGAGTTCAGTCTGGAActcttttgaataaaaaacacCAGGgtttttgataaattcttcttctccaCTTCTGTTTGTCACAGTACCGTTTGCTTTGTTAACACAATTTTGGCTTAGaaatgcttttgttttacttttcaaGCCAAGATGTCTACTTTCTCTCCGTTTGCGTGGTTGCGGGATTCAAAATTGATATCATTTCTTATTATGCTGAATTAAACAAATTTACTAACTATTTGCAGAAATGGTGgagaatatgaaaaaagttGCCGGCTTAGATGAAAAGCTCACAGTTGAAGAACGTAACTTATTGTCCGTCGCTTACAAAAACATCATCGGTGCCCGTAGAGCTTCTTGGCgtattatttcttcaatagaacaaaaggaagagaGCAGGGGTAACACTAAACAAGTTGGTCTGATTAAGGAATACCGCAAGaagattgaagaagaactcGCTGAAATTTGCAAAGATGTTCTCCAAGTTCTTGAGAAGCATTTGATTCCTGTTGCTGGTACTGGCGAATCTAAGGTTTTCTACTACAAAATGAAGGGTGACTACTACCGCTACCTTGCAGAATTTGCTGTCGGTGATATTTGCAAACAAGCCGCTGATAGCTCCTTGGAAGCATACAAGTCTGCCTCCGACATTGCTGTTGCTGAACTCCCTCCCACCGATCCTATGCGTTTGGGTCTTGCTCTTaacttttctgttttctaCTATGAAATTCTTGACTCCCCCGACAGAGCATGCCAGTTGGCCAAACAAGCCTTTGATGAGGCTATTTCCGAACTTGACAGCCTTTCGGAAGAATCTTATAAGGATTCCACTTTGATTATGCAACTTCTCCGTGACAATTTGACTTTATGGACCTCAGACGCAGAATACAACAACTCTTCTAAAGAAGAGCCTGCCCCTACGTCTCCCGAAGTTGAGTCTGTTGAGCCCAATCAGCATGCCGCTGACTCCTCCAATGCTTAAGATATGAACTGTTTCTTTAATGTCATGAATGCGCAGctttttctattaaatGTTATTAAAAGGTTAATGCGCTGTTCTTACTATGCATATATGAGTTGATACCGATATTTTTTACTAGTCTCGTAGACATATGTGTAGGTTATTATTGCTGACAAGTCAACATGCTGTTCTCTCATTTAATCCTTCCTTATGTCTATCGTTGTATCGACGGAGCCTATCTCTTGAACTTACGGACGGATTAGTCTCTTCAAATGCAATTTAGATTAGATGCAATGCaatataatatattatGTTAACCTGTATTTAAAGCCCGAACAAGTACATAAGTTCTTTCTTGTCAAGACTGGAAAGGGACTGTATACGTTCGCTTCCCATCGTCTTTTGAATCAAATCACgctttttctcttgtaCTGcaacaatcttttcttccacTGTATTTTCTGTAATCAAGCGATATATAGTAACTGGTTTGCGCTGACCTAGTCTATATACGCGATCGATCGCTTGATCTTCTAGACTGGGATTGTAAAAAGGATCTTGCAAAATCACATGGTTGGCAGCCGTAAGATTTAATCCAATACTACCGCATTTTAGTGAGATTAACATTACAGTAACATTCAAATCATGAGTAAACTCTTGGATTGAATGGTCTCTTTGGATAGATGACATGCTTCCATCGTATCTAACATGATTCACATGTTCCGTGCGTAGCATATGAGAAACAATGTCCAGATATCGAGAAAACTGAGAATATACAAGGATTTTATCTTGAGTCCCCTTAGCGATAACACCTTTAATAATATCCAACAACTTCACCATTTTCGATGAAGAGGTACATTCACCCAACCTCTTCCCGAACTTCTTTCGAAAATCTTGTTCATATCGATTATTCCATAGGAGCACTTTATCTATACTATGCtgttcttcgttttcttttgctacAGTTTCATTCTGTCTTCGCAGTGATCGAAGTTGGGATATAGATTTCAAGCTTCCAAACACCGCTTGAATTGTATTCTCCGAAACCAAGTGGtcctttggaaaagtgCCTCTGCACATAGGGCACTTTGGATCAGGTTGACTCTGGCTAGCGGGATGCTCCAGAAGCATCCCCATACACTCCTGA
This window harbors:
- the mnr2 gene encoding vacuolar CorA family magnesium ion transmembrane transporter Mnr2, which codes for MPTDDTVSKFTMPGPSSSSKRPSKRPPMNISNSSARVMDINTDRKPHIPHEAKVENDQASQSVPNDLDPAFDALRFLSMPRNLHGRMSNRSRPYFPLDPSLKNVQNTDDEPTEETRLLDDSNGNAYQYNDKKLAKDVNNPPSMPSSLCSSPKFQANKLNESDEDFSEDIPMPESHPESISRQSEEKPRKDSHDGDVSDFGISSQPSFGKSPKSPSNHYEQYANNQVNEEAQEVVEGRDELFLPISTHHLHDPDFSIMDEWAAKMKETVDEFTDEESDHRKERNRKMSEPLLVNGRYRIRDRWAQLRKSEVDRPYRFTFFTEELPSTIHSHEMWELAHDNQTFENLFRSGGTWWLDVSSPKEEEIRILAKTFGIHPLTVEDITMAEDREKVELFRSYYFVTFRSFNQLPSGPEYLKPLNFYLVVFRDGILTFHMNPTPHPANVRRRIRQLNGYLTINADWIAYALLDDTTDAFAPFIEKIEDEVDTIDEIILGIHHEHVLEVKPQESMLKRVGECRKLIMSLLRLLANKADVVRGLSKRCNESWQVAPRGEIALYLGDVQDHIVTMVQNLNHYEKILSRSHSNYLAQISINMTLVSNETNEVLSRLTILGTILIPLNLVTGLWGMNVQVPGQDVPGLQWFFGILGSLILFAVFSVLLCKWYQVI
- the rad25 gene encoding 14-3-3 protein Rad25, which encodes MSDSRESYVYLAKLAEQAERYEEMVENMKKVAGLDEKLTVEERNLLSVAYKNIIGARRASWRIISSIEQKEESRGNTKQVGLIKEYRKKIEEELAEICKDVLQVLEKHLIPVAGTGESKVFYYKMKGDYYRYLAEFAVGDICKQAADSSLEAYKSASDIAVAELPPTDPMRLGLALNFSVFYYEILDSPDRACQLAKQAFDEAISELDSLSEESYKDSTLIMQLLRDNLTLWTSDAEYNNSSKEEPAPTSPEVESVEPNQHAADSSNA